The Engraulis encrasicolus isolate BLACKSEA-1 chromosome 24, IST_EnEncr_1.0, whole genome shotgun sequence DNA window TTAACTGCATAATATTGCCGTCTGAGAACAATGAACAATTGGCCAGCAATAGGCTTTCTATTGTGATCTGGACAAGCCCACAACAGTGTGGCCTTCTTCGCTGGTCTGAGGCCTGGAGAGCTCAAAGCAGTGTCTGACCACACCACACATAGAAAGACATTCTGTACTTTGAGAGACATTCAGTCGCCAAAGAGGAGCCACGACGCCAACCCCCAAGTATGATCAAACCTAAATAaccaagcaacaacaacaacaacaacaacaacgtttGGGAAAATCTGTTGTGTAAGATACTCATGCCACCCCTTTCTTCCCCCAACAGCGGTTGTATGCTTCTTCATCAGTGCCCTTGGGGTGACAGCTGGTGCTCACCGCCTTTGGAGTCATAGGTCATACAAAGCTTCACTGCCCCTGCGCATCTTCCTGGCTTTTGCAAACTCCATGGCCTTTCAGGTAACACCCAACCTCAAGGTCAAATCATACAAACCTACAATGGAAAAAAGAACAAAGATGCATGTTGGTGAGGTACCTTAGAGTGTCTGCAAATGACAAACTAAAATTCATGTTTAATTTTAATAGTTTTTTTTAGAATAATGGGCACAGTGAATATCAATGAATGTTGAATAAAAAAAGAACACTACGTAAAATGCCAGACTTGCTGTTATAAAATGACTACTTTACGCAAAACAAACAACATGCATTCATTTAACACTTATTTGCTATGATAAGATATATGTATTTCAAAAAAGATGAGGTCAAAAAGAGGTATTTTTTCATTGATTATGCACGGGCACGGCAACAATGGAAGGGCATGACATATGTGACATTTTCCACTGTTCTTGACTTGATCCAGAACGACATCTATGAGTGGGCCAGGGACCACAGGGTGCACCACAAGTTCTCGGAGACTGATGCAGACCCCCACAACGCGCGGAGGGGCTTCTTCTTCGCCCACATTGGCTGGCTGATGGTTCGCAAACACCCAGACGTGATCGAGAAGGGCAAGAAACTGGAACTGAGTGATCTCAAATCGGACGCAGTCGTCATGTTCCAAAGAAAGTGAGTGTACTCTAGAGTCTATGATGCATGTTTTTGTATTGTGTGATTATCAGTGGCATGTTTGTCATCAGTGCAACTGTGAACTATGGAGAGTCCCCCCACTCCATTGCATGATGGGTTACAGtttgccttgttcacaccagaccatatgaCCAGTGAGAGATATGGTCTGGTGACTACCTACTGAATTTCTTGTAGGGGAGATGTGGTTTTAGATGGCCATTAATTTGCTGTTATAAATGTATAATTTAGTGTATACCTACCCCATAGCATGTCAGTTGTACTCAAACAAACCACaagcaaagattttcttagtagagAAAGATATCCAAAactccgcccatccaatgcaaaggagtgtgctcaaattcggtctcctaagggggcgttgttccctttttcttctctttttgtggtgtttggtggcggcttgcacaagaagtgcactaccgccatctacagcgttaagggaactccatttattctcaacctcaagactccaaaggtctcctaactgaaggtctcctaaaggggcgttcacctgacatcacatggatcccggaaaagtatgagcctgaagtatcttcctAATAGATGATCGTTGCCCTAAGCTTCCATCATCTTTTCACCCCTCCCCAGTCTCAGATTGGCTCCTTACCTCAGGTTTTGGGACGAGCacttcctccacttgcgcttgtctcctcgccccgcctcctggcccctcctccgtggagaaaacgataaagtttcccagctgtcaccctagccacaacaacttttgagagactgtttttcattcaccatcccaattgcaaacgagaaaaagactctacgattgagcttttgcaagatattgaaatataatgctgttgtcagtgatgtcatcatgacgagaagcgagtggaggaggcaagtggaggaggcaaggtcgcatattaagatgcactcgcTGTCTCTCAGAGCGGAATGATTGTGCAAGTTCTGACATTTGTAACAAGTCATAGCTGCAATTTGAGTACAGCCAGGATACTGACATTTTAAAGCTTACACTTGCACTGTACTTTCAgtgtttgttttgatttcatATTTTGTCTGGGCCTTGTCTCTCATATTTTAAACTTGATTGCAGTACCAATTTTGGCCACAAACCCCTGTATAGAACTCTTTATGTAAATATTTCAGTCTATACTATAGCTCTTGCTAtgctgagagaaggagagagagacacagagagttcTTCGAGTACAGGAAAGCAATGCTAGAATGCTTATTATATCTCACTGAAGGGGAAATGGTTGACTGGGTCAGTGTGCACCTCACATTCTGATTGACCGGCTGATAAGCCTTATCAGGTCCCTGCCAAAAGCAGAGATCAGCCCACTGGCATTCAGAGGGCAGCGTTTTGTCACACCGTCTATTCTGCTGGATCCAGTCCTGCTGCCGGGTTTTGAAAACCTTGCCTCGGAAGAGGATTAGTGTGGGTGTGAAGTCAGCAGTCCCCCCAAAACATAAATCATTTGATGGCGGTGGTGCGAACGGTGGATACACTCGTCCATCCACAGCTTCTGTATCTGTGTCGAGCACATGCGTGCATCATGACTGACATACTGTGCTGACGCAAGTGGGGCTGAATATACCGGTTTGGGAAAGATGagtgttcttttttttgtcaaaatctCTGATCATTATCAGATTTCGGCACCAATGGCCTCATTGAGTGTAAacacattgacagacagacatgtgcagGATGACTACTGTCTCTATGGTACGGTCCTAACTTTTAGGGCAAAGGTGAAATCTAGAACTGTCATGAACAGAGAATGCTGTCAGACGATAAGGGACTCGTACAAGAACTCACGTGAAATGCCTACCTTGCGAGAACTCGCGTGAAGTGACATTTTGTCTCCCTCATGTCAGATCATTTCATAAGCAATGGTGGGGTGGCATCCGCACTAATGTCTTTTTTTCTGAGCTTTTCGCTCGATGCGTAATTCCAAAACCATTATGgcgaaaaagaagaaaggagtcgcaAACTCAAAAAccgacaaacgtttcgggtctagcccatcatcagtgttcccagtttgaaaagATCATTTCATAAGGCAGATTGATTTTTCACCTTCACCATTCTGTTGCTGTGCCCATGAGCATAACGGTTATTTACTCCACAGTCAGAGAAATGGAGGATAAGGATGTGCTCCATGCATATTATTTAGTATCGTTTTTGGTGAATTGAaatgtattctttttttatttatttggttCGATCATGTTTTTTGGGATGGTCGTCTGGtcatacaaccacagctaatgtccgtcaataaattagtaattggtaattgatgtactgcaatgaattTGCCTCTACGATAATGCACTAAAAAacataatttaatccatacaaaaaatcatttaatccatacaatggtAGCATTAGCTGTGGTTAGACCACCCTGTGTGCCACTCTATTCGTGCGTTATTGACCCATTTATATTAttgatgtgttttgttttgtcttttcctcAAGGCATTATAAGATGTCCGTGCTGCTGATCTGCTTCGCCCTCCCCATGTTTGTGCCCTGGTACCTGTGGGGGGAGTCTCTGTGGGTGGGCTACTTTGTCCCGGGACTCCTGAGGTACGCCGTGGTGCTCAACGCCACGTGGTTGGTGAACAGCGCGGCACACATGTGGGGCATGAGGCCCTACGACAGTCACATCAACCCCAGAGAGAACAAGTTTGTGGCTTTCAGCGCCATAGGTATGAACTGTTTTCATGTCTGACCTTTCGCACACATACGATGCCATGTGGTGTTATAAAGTGAGTCATCTAAAATTTCGGTGTTGCCACACCCTCTTCAGAGTCTTTGAAGAAAGTGtggcaacaccgaaacgttagtcgggtgtgtgcacagcaTAAAGTCTTGAAATCCTGTACTCTTGGACTCCTGCATTTGGATATGTATTTGTCTGAATCATAGCTACATCATAAAATGGGAAGCATGGAACAAACCTATAAAGTCTCTTCATTTTTTTAACACTTGACTTATTGTACTACTATGGaatgtttcatcatgcttgaaaCGCATGGTAacataagcaaaaaaaaaacccatccatGCAACATGTTTCTTTTGTATTCACTTTGTACAAAGTATATCACATTTCATGAACCGAATTTAAAAccgtttaaaaaataataatttgccaTTTCATGTTTCCAGGAGAGGGCTTCCACAACTACCACCACACGTTTCCTTTTGACTACGCCACGAGCGAGTTTGGCGGCGGCAAGTTGAACCTCACCACCTGCTTCATTGACCTGATGTGCTCCGTGGGGCTGGCCACGGACTGCAAGCGGGTGTCGCCAGAGATTATCAAGGCCCGCATCCAGCGCACCGGTGACGGCAGTCATAAGACGGGCTGAGCGACTCTCAGGTTTCACCGCTTCCCATTCACCACGGgccaaaagcaacaacaacatcagCAACGCCATGTGAGGATGCTGTACTCAAAGGGTGGTTTGTAAATGAGTTTTTCTCAAAAAGAAAACGCCTCAGAGATAAaatcgaaaaaaaaaacctggtgaGCCCTGCAAAACTAATTTGATTTGGATATATTTTGTTTCCCGATTGGCGATGATAATAAGTGAGGGAAGATAACTGGCTCATGGAATGGCGAGCATCTCGGTCAAGTTATTGCAAGTCAGAGATGAAAACACTTCAAGTGTCTGGAGGTGAAACGGATTTCACCAGGAGGGTAATTCCAGAACGCACGCTTAGTTACTTACCTGGATACTGCAACTAAAATGAGTGGAACACTTCCTAGAGAGTAGTCCTATTGCTTTATTTTTCTTCGTAAAAATGATGTCTTTAGGCTCTTCTAGTTGGAGGTGTACCACTTACTTTTTTGACTTGCCTTATGTGGGTTGGTAACTAAACTTGCGTACTTGGGATACCCTCAGTTCGACTTCACGTGGAACACGTAGCTCTTGGTCACTGGTCGAGTACTCAAGTTGGCCTTTAGTCCCTCGTGTCATTCTGATGCTATGCAAAATATTCATTAACACACATGTGCTATTAATCGTTCACGTGGCACTTGGAAATGACATAGCCGATCAGTTTAGCAATGTGAAGCTTATAACTTTGATCATTTTTGAATGCAGTATGTCATGTATTACCCTTATACTGGATAATAGTGTGATACTGATGTGGATTTTTCATTAATCTTTCACAAAATCCATGAATAAGGAAAAACACCAAGCAGATTTAAACAGaagcaatgtgttttttttcattcagCCACTGTACCAGCCAACAACTGTACAGTCGTTTTGCAGTCAAAAGTGGAATATGCTGCTTCACACCTACTCATATCATTTCCTCGTTGCTCTTATAACAAATTGAGAATTATTTATTGATTAATTGCACAGCACATACCTcgcaacaactttttttttttctgttttgtaacACCAGATTCAAGCACAATAGGTCAACCCaaataggctacataacattttccTTGCAATAGAATTCTCTTTACCTACATTCATGAAGGGATTGTCTGTCCCTCAGGGAACGCAAACAATAGGAACCAAgataaatgtactgtatattgtccaTAAATACAATAATATATTTGAGATGAACTTGTGTGCCTTAtcaaacaaaacttttttttttaaaagatattccTTGAGTGATATTTATTCTCCCGTGTTGTGGCAGGTTCATTAGGAAGTCATTTAACTTTCTGATATCTGCACATCTAGACATCACATCTACCAAAAAAGCCTTTCGGTCTATTTTAGGCCTTGTATTACTGTACACATGACCAAAGGTCTCATTTGGCGAAGTAGAAAGCTAACTAGGCCAAATTAAACCTAGTTCTTCCAATGCAGTGCTGAGCTTCAGGTTGAATAGGAACTCTTCCTGTGCACAGTGCACATTAATAGTCAAGGTTAATACTGGGTTGAATAAACAACTGcatttttttgtctctttttccCCTCAGAAAGAGTATTTTTTATAGTGTTGGccttattttgaatttccaagtGCCTTAAATAAATGGCACAAAGAATGTTGTGTTCACTGTCAGcaccaaaaataaaaacatttttcttgTAAATATGTACAAGTTGTGCAGTGACTTTGTGCTATATTCTGCCATTAATTGTTGTGACTCAATAAACCTGCTTATAAGAGTGTTACACTTTACCGTGTCGCTTTGTACATTGGCTCCATCTTGTGGTACAGAGGTAGAGCAAATGTTGGCTTGAGGGACCATATCATCCATTAACTGTTCCTTTCTTCTAAATGCATTTCTCTCCTTTATTTACATTCTGTAAGGTGATCAGCATTCAGTTAGGGTAGAATAGCTTTTTAAGTTGGGCATGGCCTAATATGGGACACTTTAAGCAGATTGAATACCGGACGAGAGTAGAATGTAAGGGAAATGTCTTAGCTTTAAACTTCGGAGGGTAAACCTATGGCCCTGACCTAAACTAATGAATACTGCCAAATTAACCAAATTAAAATTACTTCATAAGTCCAATGTGTGGGTTTTCGGTAAAAGTTTTTTGGTATGCctataggctatatttttttgcattgagATGTTGATTTGAAATTGTAATGGACAACCAAAGctgaaatggcaaaaaaaatggccatgggcagctgtaggcctatctacaGTATTTTAATTGCCTGAGGCTACTTTTATTAGGCTACATAAATGTAAACAGCTATGGTCAGACTACCACATTGCGGTTAGTTAATAACACTTATGTAAATAACAATACGGTTTTATATGCCTACTGTGGGGacattaggcctactgtgcaggatgtgtgcgtgcaggcgtcaAACACACGGTTGGTAGTCCATTATCTAAACTCCTGTCCTCTACTTGCTTGAGGCCTCGCACTTCGCTGACTGACGCCCGACCTCCGTGAAGAAAGGAACAATTTTTttcagctgtcagcctaggcaaAACGAGTTTTGGGGGAACTTTCCCTATTCAGCATCCcggttgcaaatgagaaaattacatttgaaATGCGCTTTTGCGAAACATCTATCGTCAGTGACGTCTTGCGACGCCTGCACGAGGCCACACGcaaaagggaggacgggagtttggataatggagtgtAACCAAGATACGCAGATGCGTGCGTACGGTGCAATATTCACAGAACCGCGAGGGGCGATCTTCCAAACCTCCATGCTGAGATTTCGCGGtagggttaaaaaaaataaaaagataacTTGGCCTATTACTAAATACAAGCTGGGGTTACTTAAATAGAACAAAAGATGCTTAgtgatgcagacatgcacacttcTCAAACATTAGTGTGACTCTTTTTTTGTGGTATGCTACGCAGTCTTGTGCAAGTATTATGTTGAAAATCAACCCTTTTTGTTGAAATGTATACTTCTGAACTCAAACCTTCCACCAACAGaggtaaggtttttttttcccaatttaaAGACATCAACTGACGCTACTACATGCTTTTAAAAGTTTTAACTCtgcattacagatattttacttGAGCTAGGAATCAATATTCCAAATCATATTGTGAAATTTCTAGTGCCCTGTTCCCCTGCCCAATGGGTCACATCGGGaagaagaggaagtggaagagcGGTGACAGACCCTCTGAGCCATCGAACCCTCTAGAGCAACCCACAGCCAGGCCCCTCTGGGGAACCTGCTGCCCACGGTGATGACCAAGCAGAGACATCATCCAAAAGATCCAGGCCTGGAACTGCCGGTCCCCTGCCCAGGGCTGCAAGTCCCCCAAGCTCTCCACAGCCAGGACCCTCCACCTAACTTGCTGCCCGCGGTGATAATGGGGGAGCCACATCATCCACAAGCTCCAGGCTTGAAGCTGCCAAGTCCCTGCCCGGGATTGAAAATGCCCTAAGATCTCCACAACTGGGGACCTTCAGGGAACATGTTGCCCTTGTGGGAGCCACATCATCCATGAGCTCCAGGCCTGGAGCTGCCAGTCACCTGCCCAGGGCTGTAGACCAACCAAGATCCCCACAGCCAGTGGCATCTCATCAGGTGTTTGAGTCCAGGGAGGGGCCTGGAGCATGGTCAGCAAACGGTGATGGATACCCATCTCACACTCCACCTCAAGTGTTCGCATCTAATCACTATGAACCTGTGTTGGTGACTGCACTGGCTTCTCTCCCGCAGAATGCCACCGAGGCGCTGGCCATGTTCTCCGCCCTGGTGGCCACCCTGCTGCTTTGTAGCGCCAATGACATCAACATCAGAGTGCTGCTGGAGAACTT harbors:
- the scdb gene encoding stearoyl-CoA desaturase b, producing MTKNSVQSQNGETVAESRTVEDVFDDTYKEKDGPKPLREIVWRNVILMALLHTGALYGLTITPSVSSLTLLWTVVCFFISALGVTAGAHRLWSHRSYKASLPLRIFLAFANSMAFQNDIYEWARDHRVHHKFSETDADPHNARRGFFFAHIGWLMVRKHPDVIEKGKKLELSDLKSDAVVMFQRKHYKMSVLLICFALPMFVPWYLWGESLWVGYFVPGLLRYAVVLNATWLVNSAAHMWGMRPYDSHINPRENKFVAFSAIGEGFHNYHHTFPFDYATSEFGGGKLNLTTCFIDLMCSVGLATDCKRVSPEIIKARIQRTGDGSHKTG